GCTCACCGCAGGACGGAGTACGACGGCCAGCTCGACGGTGTCGGATCCGGGAGGGAGTTCGGGCTCCAGCACCCGGCCCGAGGGCACGCACACCGAGTGCAGGGTGACCCCCCGGGCGTCCAGGACGCGCGTGCGCACTCCCGGCTCACCCGTCTCCGGATCGCGGGAGAGCCCCCGCCCCACGGGCACCGGTCCCCCGTCGTGCGGGGCCGGGCCCGGGGCGTGCAGGACCCGCACCTGCGGGGGCAGCGCGGCCCGGATACCGTCGAGCGGGCTCACCACGGAGTGCGGGAACACCTCGGCGCTGCCGCCCCCTTGGACCCGCGGGTCCCCGGCGTGGGCGCCGATGACCGCGAGGGTGCGCAGCCGCCCCGCGTCGAACGGCAGTACCCCCCGGTTCTCCAGCAGCACGGCGCTGGCCGCCACGGCATCCCGCAACACCGCGGCCGCTCCCGTCGCCGCGGCCGCTTCCGTCGCCGCGGCCGATCCCGTCTCCGCGGGGCCCTGCGCTGCCGCACGGCCCCCGGGTGGGTTCAGGGCGCCGACCCGGGCCGCCAGGCGCAGCAGGCGGCGGGTCTTGTCGGCCACGGCCTCCTCCCGGACCCGGCCGGACCGTACCGCCCGGACCAGTTCCTCGCCCCACGGACCGCAGGGCCCCGGCATCGCGAGGTCCTGGGCGGCCGCCCCGGCGGCGGCCGTCGAGCGGACCGCGCCCCAGTCGGAGACCACGGCCCCGTCGAATCCCCACTCCCCCTTCAACGGCTCGGCGAGCAGGCAACTCTCGCTCATGGTGGTGCCGTTGACCCCGTTGTACGCCGACATCACCAGCCAGACCCCGGCCCGCACGGCCAGCTCGAACGGCGCCAGGTACAGCTCGCGCAGCACGCGCTCGTCGATCCGGGCGTCCAGGGTCAGCCGGCCGGTCTCCGAGTCGTTGGCGACGTAGTGCTTCGCGGTGGCCGCGACACCCCGGGACTGGATGCCCCGGATCAGCGCGGCTCCGGTGCGACCGGCCAGTAGCGGATCCTCGGAGAAGCACTCGAAGTGCCGTCCGGCGAGGGGGCCGCGGTGCAGGTTGAGCGTGGGGGCGAGCAGGACGTGGACGCCCTTGCGCCGGGCCTCGTCGCCGAGGAGCGCGCCGAGGCGGCGTACCCGGTCCTCGTCCCAGAGCGCGGCGAGCGCACTCGCCGAGGGCAGCAGGGCGGAGGTGTCGCGCTCGTCCCAGCCGGGGCCGCGCACTCCGGCCGGTCCGTCCGAGAAGACCATCTCCCGCAGCCCGACGGCGGGTTCGGCGGCGGTCCGCCAGGTGTCCGCGCCGGTCAGCAGCCGCACCTTCTGCCGCAGGTCCAGCTTGTCCGCCAGCAGTCGCACGCATTCCTCGCCGTCACCACCACCACCGCCGCGCATGCGGGCCCCTTCACGTCGGATCGCCGGGTTCTCGGGAGAGCGCTCTCCCAGATGATCCCGGGCCCCTCCGGAGCCTGTCAACGGTGGTGAACACTCGGCGAGTTCGGAACGCCATGCGAACCGAGCGGCACGCCTCGGCGGCCGCTCGGTTCCCGCGCTGTTCCGGATGAAGAGGTTTTCCCGGCGAAGTGGTGCTCCCGGGCGGTCAGTTCACCGTCACGGTCACGGTGGGCGACACGGCATCGCCGACCATCACCCGCAGTTGTTCCTTGCCCTTGTCCCGGAAGGTGTTGTCCAGGGAGTAGCTACTGCCCTGTTTCACGGTCGTACTCGCGTGCAGCGTCGTCCACTTGGTGCCGTACTTGTGCTGCAGCACCACCTTGGCGCCGATCGGCACGCCCTTCGTCCGGCCGGTGAAGGTGACCTTCCCGCCCGCCTTGACCGTGGTCGGGGTCGCCGTGAGGGTCACGGTGGCGGTCGATGTGGAGGCCGAGGCGGAGGCGGAGGGGCTCGGCTTGGGACTCGCGGCGGCGGAGGCGAAGGTACCGGCGGCTCCGGCCGCCAGCAAGGCCGCGGACAGCGCGCCGACGGCGGCCATCCGGACGCGGCGACCGCGCGGGCCGTACGCGCCGCGCGGGCCGCGCAGGTCACTCGGTGTGGCGTTCACATTGGACTCCCGTCGTGACGGTCTCCCCCATGTGGAGCGAAAACACCCACAATGGGGCGATTCATGCGGGTTCGATGCTACGGACCTCCGCCGACGCGTGTCGACTCGATCATGGCCGCCGGGACGGTGAGCGCCGGTTCAGTGCCGCTCGGCTGATCCAGTACGTGAGGATCAGCCCCCAGAAGACCGGGAAGGCCAGCCCGCCGACCAGTCCGGCGCCGAGCCCCGGAAGGGCCAGGACGACCACCGAGCACAGGGCCATCACCGCCACCGGCACGGCCATCGCGACCACCGGCGGGCAGGCGCGCGCGGTGAGCAGCATCGGGCGCCGCAGCCTCGGGGAGATCTTGCCGCGCTGCCACAGCACCCAGCCCGCCCACAGCCCCACGAGCAGCACCGCCACGGTCGCGGTGACGGCGGTCCGGGCGGTGTCTCCGGCGTCCTGCGGAGCCCGGGAGCCGATGGCGAGCACGAATCCGATCAGGGCGGGCCAGCGGGCTCCGGCCGCGACCCCCCAGGCCATGGCCTCCAGGTTGTGCCGGGCGTGCCGGTCGTCCCGGTCGAGGGCGGCGGAATCGACGAACCCCTCGGCGGCGCGGGTCCAGGCGGCGCGGCTGAACCAGCTGCGCCGCATGTGGAGCGTGGCCAGGTTGTTGTGGGCCTCGCTGTTCTCCGGATCGAGGCGGAGGGTGGTCTCGTAGGCGAGCCGGGCGGTGGCCCGGTCGCCGAGGCGGTGGGCGAGCAGTCCGACCATGAAGTGGGCCGCCGGGGCCTGGGGTTCCAGCTCGGTGGCGCGCCGGGCGGCGTCGTACGCCTCCTTGCGGCGGCCGCGCTGTCCACCCTGTTCCAGGACGACCGCGAGGCAGTGGTGGCCACCCCAGAAGAGCGGGCTGAGCGCGATGCAGCGGTGCGCGGCCTGTTCGGCCTCGGCGAACCGGCCCAGCTTGGTGAGGGTGTCGACCCGTACGAGCCATGCGTAGGTGTCGTCGGGTGCGACGCGCAGGGCTTCGTCGACGCATCGCAGCGCGCCGGCCGGATCTCCGAGCGAGCGGCGGCAGCGGGCGAGCAGGATCAACGCCCTTCCGTCGTCGGGGTGTTCGGCCAGATGGGCGCCGACGAGCGCCGCGGCCTGCGCGAAGCGGCCGAGGTCGTGCAGTGCCTCGGCGCGGTCGAGGCCGCCGTCGCCGTCGGCCCGCTCCGCGCGGGGCGGCTCGTCGTGGGGCGCCTCGTCGTGGGGCGGGTCGGCTCGGGGCGGCTCGGCGCTCATTTGATCTTCTTCCGGTCGTGGAGGACGGTCACCAGGGCCGGGACGAGTCCGGTCCAGAACACCACCTGCGGAACGCCGCGAGCGGTCCACGGGACGACGGCGAGCAGCACTCCGGCGAGCGTCGCCCAGGCCGCCTGGCCGAGCACCACCCGGGCCCACGGCTCGCGGGCGATCAGCGGGCGCACGCTCAGGCGCGCGCCGAGCCGCATCCGCCGGTAGCGGCGCCAGGCGCCGAAGCCCCAGACGGCGCTCATCAGGGCGAGCGCCCACAGCCGCATGCCGATCGGCAGCGGCAGGGCCTTGGGCACCTCGCCCTCGGTCGGGAAGACGTCGAGGGCGGCCGCGGCGATGGCCAGGCAGGCGAGGGCGAGCCAGCGGGTGCCGCGCAGCATCCGGTAGACGGCGGCGTCAAGCCCGGAGCGCAGGTCGGCCGAGCCGGGTACGGCGGCCAGCGCGGCGGCGAAGGTGTCGGCGGCCCGGGCCGCGCTGGTCCCGGGTTTGTCGGCCTCGCGGCGGGCGAGGTAGGGCACGGCGAAGGTGTTGCCCGGGTCCGTGCCGAGCAGGGTCTTGCGGGCTTCCTCGGCGGCCTCCGCGCGTCCCGTCTCGGTGGCGACGTAGAGCAGCACTTCGAGGACCCACCGCTCCTCGGGGCCGAGGCGGGCGGCGGCGCGCGCCTCCTCCCAGGCCTCGTCGGGGCGCTGCGGGTCGGCGAGCATGAGGAGTTCGGCGCGTCCGGCGCGTGCGAGCCAGTTGTCCGGGTCGATCCGGACGGCGCGTTCCATCATGTCCAGCGCGTCGGCGTAGCGGCCGACCCGGCGCAGGCAGAAGGAGCGGACGAAGTAGGCGTCGTAGTGCTCGGGGTCGCGGACGAGCACCTCGGCGGTGGCGTCGTATGCCTGCTGGTAGTCCCGGAGCTGGAAGTGGGCGCGGGCGAACCAGACCCGGGCGAAGAGGTCTTCGGGGTCTTCGGCCAGCCGGCGCCCGAGCACCTCCAGGGCCCGGTCGGCGCGGCCCAGATCGACCAGGGCCATGCCCTGCTCGGCGAGCGGGTCCCGCCCGTGCCGCGGCGGCCTGACGGTGGGCTGCCCGGTCACAGCTTGCGCTTCTTCTTCAGGTAGGCGAGCAGGTCGTCGTACATGCCGCCGTCGTTGGCGAACATGGCCACGTTGCGGGCGGAGGCGAACCAGGGCTCGCTGGAGGGGCGGATCTGCTTCGCGGCGGAGAGCAGGTCCTTCATGCCGATCATGCGGACGGTGCCGGTGCGTGCGGAGTCGAGCAGGGCGGTCTCGGCGGCCGTCTCGCAGACGTGGGCGAGGTCCGCGCCGGAGAAGTCCTCCGTGGCCTTGGCGAGTTTGCCCAGGTCGACGCCTTCGATGGGGCGTTCGCGCAGGTGGTAGTGGAGGATCGCCTCGCGGGCGGCGGCGTCCGGCGGCAGCACGAGCAGGGTGCGGTCGAGCCGGCCCGGGCGGCGCAGGGCGATGTCCACGTCCCAGGGGACGTTGGTGGCGGCGAGGACGAAGACCCCCTCGTGGGCGCCGCTGCCGACCCCGTCGAGTTCGGTGAGCAGCTGGTTCACGACATTGCGCAGACCGCTGTGGGCCGTGCGGCTGCGCTTGGCGCCGAGGGCGTCCAGTTCGTCGAGGAAGACCACGCAGGGCGCCTGACGGCGGGCGGTCTCGAAGATGTCGTGGACGTTCTTCTCGGACCGGCCGATCCACATGTCGAGGATGTCGGAGAGCGAGATGGACATGAAGCTCGCGCCGAGTTCGCCCGCCACGGCGCGGGCGATGAAGGTCTTGCCGCAGCCGGGCGGGCCGTAGAGGAGCAGGCCGCCGCGCAGGCTCTTGCCGTAGAGCTTGCGCAGTTCCGGGTTGCGCATGGGCGCGAGGAAGGCCGCTTCGAGCCGGTCCTTGACGTCCTGCATGCCGCCGACGTCGGCGAGGCGTACGGTCCCGGGCGCGTCGATGTCCCAGGGGGAGTCGGCGTCGTCTCCGTCCGGGCCGCCCGCGCCGTCGCTGGTGAGGGGCCGTTCGCGGCCGTCCTCGGCACCGGCACCGGCACCGGAGTCCGCCACGAAGCGGGGGCCGACGACCCCGTCGAGGTCCTGTTCCGCGGCGGCCCAGTCGAAGCGGGGGGCGGCCGCGGGGGTCCCGGGGGTGGCCGGGGCGGCGGGCGGGGCCGCGGGTCCGGCGGGCGGGAGGCCCATCGCACGGACCATCAGGGCGCGGACGTCGGCGTCCGCGGGCGCGTACTGGAGGGCGACGGCGGCCTCCGCCACGGCGGCGTCGGGGCGGCCCGCGGCGAGCAGCATCTCGGCGAGGTGCAGGCGCAGGGGAACGTCCTCGGGCGCGGCGGCGACCGCCGTGCGCAGGCTCCGGATCAGGGGGGACTCGTCGGACATGGCTTCACCCTATGGAGTGAACCCGAGGGGACGAAACCCGGCCCCCGTCGGGACGAAACCCGGCCCCTGTTGACTGGCCGGCCGACAGGTGCTCCCGCAGCGCGACGGTGGATCATGGGTGTCCGGGCCGCGGACCAGCGGCTCGCGGAACCCCCCTGTCCCGCCAACCGTAGGAGAGAGCACATGGCAGTTCCGGCCAGCACCCCCGCCACCACTCCGGTCACCGTCGTCACCGGGGGCAGCAGGGGCATCGGAGCGGCGACCTGCCTGCGCCTGGCCGCCGACGGACACCACCTGGCCCTCGGTTACGTCCACGACACCGTCGCCGCCGAAGCCACCGCGGCGAAGGTGCGGGCGGCCGGCGGACGGTGCGTGACCGTGCGCGTGGACACCTCCGAGGAGGCCGACGTGGACCGGCTGTTCGACCGGGCGCGGGCCGAACTCGGCACGGTGACCGGGCTGGTCAACAACGCGGGGGTGACGGGGCCGCTGGGCCGCCTCGCGGACGCGCGCACCGAGGACCTGCGGCGGGTGCTGGACGTGAACCTGCTCGGGTACCTGCTGTGCTGCCGCCGGGCCGCCCGCGACATGGCCGCCTCGGGCGGCGGGGCGATCGTCAACGTCTCCTCGGCCGCCGCCACGCTCGGGGCGCCCGGGGACTACGTCCACTACGCGGCCAGCAAGGCCGGTACCGACGCCCTGACCGTGGGCCTGTCCAAGGAACTCGGCGCGGACGGGATCCGGGTGAACGCGGTGGCGCCCGGCATCATCGACACCGACATGCACGCGGCGATGGGCGACCCGGACCGCGCGGCCCGCTCGGGCCCCGGGATCCCCCTGGGACGTCCGGGCCGGCCCGGGGAGGTGGCGGCGGCGATCGCCTGGCTGCTGTCCGCCGACGCCTCGTACACGACGGGCACGGTCCTGCGCGTCTCCGGCGGCCGCTGACCCCCGCACACGTGCAGAGGCCTAGCTGCCGTCCATCGCGGCGCGGGTCCGGGGGCCGTAGATGCCCGAGGGGTCGCCGGTCAGGCCGCGGTCGCGCTGGAACTGCCTGACGCCGCGCCGGGTCTGCTCGTCGTACACGCCCGAGACGGAGACGTACGTGAACCCCTGCGCGAAGAGCCGTTCCTGCAGGGTGCGCACCTCGGCCCCGGAGTCGCCGGGCCGCAGGGTGCCGCCGCCCGTCGGGGCGGTCGGCGTCGGGGGCCGCTCGACGACGGGCCCCCCGGACGACGGGGAGCGGCCCGGTGACGGGCTGCCGGAAGCCGCCGGGGCGGAGGCCGACGGGGCGGGCGCGGAAGGGCGTACGGACCCGGTCGAGGACGCGGCGGGCTCCTCGGCGCCGGGGCTGCGGCCCAGCAGCCGGGGACCGGCCGCCGCGGGCGGGCTCACCGGGCGCGGCGGGTCGTCGGGCGGGGAGTGGAGCAGGGCCAGCAGGGTGCCCGTGGTGAGGAGCGCGAGGAGGGCGAGGACCACCAGCGAGTTGCGCGTGCCGTGTTCGCGCCGCCCGGCCGTGGGCGGTTCCGGTGCCGGTGCTGGTGCCGCTGTCGGCACGGCCGCGGTCGCCGCCTCGGCGCGCGGGGCGGGGGCCGGTGCGGGCTCCGGGGTGTGCCGCGGCCAGGGCGGGGCGCCCGTGCGGTGCGGGGCCGCCCGGCGGGACGGCCGCCCGCCGTGGGCGACGTAGGGGCGCACGAGG
This is a stretch of genomic DNA from Streptomyces sp. NBC_00536. It encodes these proteins:
- a CDS encoding peptidoglycan-binding domain-containing protein, with translation MPHHPDENGPVIDDRLLVRPYVAHGGRPSRRAAPHRTGAPPWPRHTPEPAPAPAPRAEAATAAVPTAAPAPAPEPPTAGRREHGTRNSLVVLALLALLTTGTLLALLHSPPDDPPRPVSPPAAAGPRLLGRSPGAEEPAASSTGSVRPSAPAPSASAPAASGSPSPGRSPSSGGPVVERPPTPTAPTGGGTLRPGDSGAEVRTLQERLFAQGFTYVSVSGVYDEQTRRGVRQFQRDRGLTGDPSGIYGPRTRAAMDGS
- a CDS encoding ATP-binding protein: MSDESPLIRSLRTAVAAAPEDVPLRLHLAEMLLAAGRPDAAVAEAAVALQYAPADADVRALMVRAMGLPPAGPAAPPAAPATPGTPAAAPRFDWAAAEQDLDGVVGPRFVADSGAGAGAEDGRERPLTSDGAGGPDGDDADSPWDIDAPGTVRLADVGGMQDVKDRLEAAFLAPMRNPELRKLYGKSLRGGLLLYGPPGCGKTFIARAVAGELGASFMSISLSDILDMWIGRSEKNVHDIFETARRQAPCVVFLDELDALGAKRSRTAHSGLRNVVNQLLTELDGVGSGAHEGVFVLAATNVPWDVDIALRRPGRLDRTLLVLPPDAAAREAILHYHLRERPIEGVDLGKLAKATEDFSGADLAHVCETAAETALLDSARTGTVRMIGMKDLLSAAKQIRPSSEPWFASARNVAMFANDGGMYDDLLAYLKKKRKL
- a CDS encoding glycoside hydrolase family 3 C-terminal domain-containing protein, encoding MRGGGGGDGEECVRLLADKLDLRQKVRLLTGADTWRTAAEPAVGLREMVFSDGPAGVRGPGWDERDTSALLPSASALAALWDEDRVRRLGALLGDEARRKGVHVLLAPTLNLHRGPLAGRHFECFSEDPLLAGRTGAALIRGIQSRGVAATAKHYVANDSETGRLTLDARIDERVLRELYLAPFELAVRAGVWLVMSAYNGVNGTTMSESCLLAEPLKGEWGFDGAVVSDWGAVRSTAAAGAAAQDLAMPGPCGPWGEELVRAVRSGRVREEAVADKTRRLLRLAARVGALNPPGGRAAAQGPAETGSAAATEAAAATGAAAVLRDAVAASAVLLENRGVLPFDAGRLRTLAVIGAHAGDPRVQGGGSAEVFPHSVVSPLDGIRAALPPQVRVLHAPGPAPHDGGPVPVGRGLSRDPETGEPGVRTRVLDARGVTLHSVCVPSGRVLEPELPPGSDTVELAVVLRPAVSGVWTLGLGGFGRMRLTVDGVDLLDGEFPAETDDPAVVHVRPPLHTARIHLTEGRDVRVSARRRLAPGTGRATVLAAAPPARDPVEALAAARAAARAADAVVVVVGTTDGTECEGRDRGDLRLPPPQDELVRAVLRANPRTAVVVQAGGPVELPWRADAGAVLLSWFPGQEAGGGLADVLLGRREPGGRLPTTWPAVLADAPVRDTRPDADGRLPYAEGLHIGHRAWLRTGRAPVYWFGHGLGYTDWNFESLDRSPAEQATDTVEFMVTLRNTGARYGRQVVQLYLARPGSAVDRPARWLAGWAAAEAGPGERVTAVVRIPERALQYWSPAAGTWVTEPGGYEVLAGPTAGDLPLRTVLEV
- a CDS encoding tetratricopeptide repeat protein: MSAEPPRADPPHDEAPHDEPPRAERADGDGGLDRAEALHDLGRFAQAAALVGAHLAEHPDDGRALILLARCRRSLGDPAGALRCVDEALRVAPDDTYAWLVRVDTLTKLGRFAEAEQAAHRCIALSPLFWGGHHCLAVVLEQGGQRGRRKEAYDAARRATELEPQAPAAHFMVGLLAHRLGDRATARLAYETTLRLDPENSEAHNNLATLHMRRSWFSRAAWTRAAEGFVDSAALDRDDRHARHNLEAMAWGVAAGARWPALIGFVLAIGSRAPQDAGDTARTAVTATVAVLLVGLWAGWVLWQRGKISPRLRRPMLLTARACPPVVAMAVPVAVMALCSVVVLALPGLGAGLVGGLAFPVFWGLILTYWISRAALNRRSPSRRP
- a CDS encoding tetratricopeptide repeat protein — protein: MTGQPTVRPPRHGRDPLAEQGMALVDLGRADRALEVLGRRLAEDPEDLFARVWFARAHFQLRDYQQAYDATAEVLVRDPEHYDAYFVRSFCLRRVGRYADALDMMERAVRIDPDNWLARAGRAELLMLADPQRPDEAWEEARAAARLGPEERWVLEVLLYVATETGRAEAAEEARKTLLGTDPGNTFAVPYLARREADKPGTSAARAADTFAAALAAVPGSADLRSGLDAAVYRMLRGTRWLALACLAIAAAALDVFPTEGEVPKALPLPIGMRLWALALMSAVWGFGAWRRYRRMRLGARLSVRPLIAREPWARVVLGQAAWATLAGVLLAVVPWTARGVPQVVFWTGLVPALVTVLHDRKKIK
- a CDS encoding SDR family NAD(P)-dependent oxidoreductase — translated: MAVPASTPATTPVTVVTGGSRGIGAATCLRLAADGHHLALGYVHDTVAAEATAAKVRAAGGRCVTVRVDTSEEADVDRLFDRARAELGTVTGLVNNAGVTGPLGRLADARTEDLRRVLDVNLLGYLLCCRRAARDMAASGGGAIVNVSSAAATLGAPGDYVHYAASKAGTDALTVGLSKELGADGIRVNAVAPGIIDTDMHAAMGDPDRAARSGPGIPLGRPGRPGEVAAAIAWLLSADASYTTGTVLRVSGGR